A part of Capsicum annuum cultivar UCD-10X-F1 chromosome 6, UCD10Xv1.1, whole genome shotgun sequence genomic DNA contains:
- the LOC107874360 gene encoding uncharacterized protein LOC107874360 → MMIWRLKKKLTILLISWVSEAIAKGIKVRMGMIILIIKTGSKKKGDASMTEMGCMFVQVIRKLPQLAQSGKILSGPAINKPVNIEEVVNEPAKQHPEECEKLSSSIDLSDKEKEKKVVLKPMPRPPPLFPQWLRKKADDAKFSKFLALEQMPGYAKFMKELVTKKRAVSCELEAGLHHYSAIFIGTLTQKKSDPGAVTIPCTIGTMKFTKALCDLGASVNLMPLTIYKKLGLENPTPTNMRLVMADRSVKQPIGILYDVLFKVSKFIFPADFIILYCEVDFEVPIILG, encoded by the exons ATGATGATATGGAGACTGAAGAAGAAGTTAACTATTTTACTAATCAGttgggtttctgaggcaatagctaagggaatcaaggtcagaatgGGAATGATAATCCTAATCATAAAGACAGGGAGCAAGAAAAAGGGAGATGCATCAATGACAGAAATGGGTTGTATGTTCGTACAGGTCATCAGAAAGCTGCCACAACTAGCTCA gagtggtaagattttATCTGGCCCTGCTATTAACAAACCTGTGAATATTGAGGAAGTTGTAAATGAACCAGCAAAACAACACCCAGAGGAGTGTGAGAAACTAAGTAGTTCTATTGACTTGTCAgataaggagaaagagaagaaagtgGTGTTGAAACCCATGCCACggccaccacctctctttcctcaatgGTTGAGAAAGAAGGCGGATGATGCAAAGTTTAGTAAGTTCCTG GcccttgagcaaatgccagggtatgcaaaatttatgaaagagCTTGTGACCAAGAAAAGGGCAGTGAGTTGCGAACTGGAAGCAGGCCTCCACCACTATAGTGCTATTTTCATAGGGACCTTGACACAAAAGAAGTCGGATCCAGGTGCAGtcactattccttgcacaatTGGAACTATGAAATTCACTAAAGCACTGTGTGATCTAGGAGCAAGTGTTAACTTGATGCCACTGACTATctataaaaagttgggtttggaAAATCCCACACCGACCAATATGAGGCTGGTAATGGCTGACAGATCAGTAAAGCAACCTATTggcattttgtatgatgtgctgTTCAAGGTCTCCAAATTCATATTCCCTGCAGACTTCATTATTCTAtactgtgaggtggacttcgaggtgcccataattcTGGGTTGA